GtaggtttttgaagacagggcaGAAATGATGAGTCCCAGTGTTGAAATGTCTCAGAAAATGCTGATTGAGGGGACTGTCCAGATCGTTCCACCACCGTGCACAGCCTTTAGGGAGGTGGATCGTGGGGAGTTTGACTGCATTTATCCCACGCCGCCTCGGGGGTTGAGTGTTGGGCTGTAGGGAAGCTCTAAGACACCACTTCTGGGGTAGGAAAGCTCAGTCTGAGATGTGGGGAAACCAGAGCTGGCTTGGGGTCCCCAGACCTGCAGTGAGGCCAGGGCCatggggttctcagactcttggacatccaCGCACTGCTGGGAGTTtcagaagagcagagaatggaGTCAGGGGTCCATGGGCTGAAGACATCGTCTAGCCCAGGGCCAGGGGAGAGGGGATGCTTCGACTTGTCCCAGTGGGATGAGATTGTCCTCAGCTTGGTGGAGGCAGACCTGGTGGCAGTTGTGGCTGGGAACGCAGAGAGCCCTTCTACGGGAGAGTTAGGCTACAGCTCTGTAGACAAAGGCCTTTCCTAGACTCCTCACCTGGATCTTGATGAAAGAGTCAGtccatggttctaaacagtttattgtcatggcagaaaccACACTCAGTTTCTtggggtgggcctgagattaaatacgtTGTGCAGGGAGGAACATCtgagaagggaagcttattggctaagccctatGGGCCTCCAGGTACCTCATTAGCTTGGAGAACTCTGTTTgagcctatgtgaccacaggACATGTTTCCttatgtgagaagcatggcacatgttccaagtcaggagtctggcagggaaCTTGGAGTTACCTAAGCCTCAGGTATGTGCCCACCTTGTCTCTGGGTCTCAACTGGCTCTACCTTACTGAGCTCCCTGGTATGGTTTTATGTCCCACAGGGGATATCCAAGTTGGGAAGCAAAGACATCCACACAAGTGTCGGGTCTATATTCAGGCAGGCCAGGGTAAGGAGCATACTGGGGAGCCATGAGGATAAAAGAGCTTGAACAAGGATAGTATAACTCAAGATGTCCAGGTGGGGCTCTTGCGTGGCCCAGTTGCCGTTAGGAGGTCCATCCTGAGCCTTgtcctctccccaccctggcagGTAAATACAGTTCAGAGATGAGGCCTACCTTCTTCCTCGCCATCCTGTACATGCTGGTCCCATGCTGGGCCGGTGTGAGGATCTTCAACCAGTCCCGGGCACCAACCTCCTATACCCCTGACATGGTGAGTGCTCCCACCAACACCACACCTAAGCCGTGAATGGTGGCCGGTGcctatcatcccagcactgggtagaCTGGAACAGattaccatgagttcaaggccaacatgggCTTTATGGTAAGAATATCTCAAAACTTCAGGGACTCAAATGTGGCTTGACAGTAGGACATTGGCCTAGAATCACCCAGAAGGAGCTGGGCATATGGCTCAGGGTTAGAACACTCGCCCAGACTATGGGAGACTTAGGTTTACCACTCAGTTCAATGTCTAAATGACTGTATACTCGGGAGAGCCTCCTTGGCACTCAGGGAGGTAGGAAGGGTTCCCGACCTCTCTGGCTAGCTCTGGCTTTCTCCTACGGGGCAGGTAcaggaagaacagaagaaaagTCTCTTCCAGCGTCCGGCTGACCTGGCACTCATAGTATACCTCATCTTTGCAGCGCTCTTCACTGTCTTCCGGGGTCTGGTGAGTCTGCCTTGCTGCCCTGCTCTTTCACCTCCAGTCTCCCTTTTTAGCCTGCCTCTCCCAAATGTATTTCCTTATTCATTGCCAAAAGGACAGCATTCTTCTATCTGATCACCCAAGGAAGTTCTTCACCAACTCTGACCTGACAATCGCCTATTCCCTGTAGCCTCTTCTCTGCAATCTTATGGTGAACCCCAAGGCAAGgggagagaagcagggagggCTGAGAGGGACCAGAGTGATTATTGTGGGCTCAGCTTGAGAGTTGGAGTAGGGAGGGGCCTTGTGAGATGTTTGACATGAATGGTGTTTTTTTGTGTATCTTAGGTGGTACTTGACTGCCCCACAGATGCCTGCTTCATCTATATTTACCAATATGAGCCATACCTTCGGGACCCTGTGGCCTACCCAAAGTTGCAGGTGAGAGGGCAGGCTGTGGTCCTGCCCAAGCTTCTCTGAAGTGGTTGCCTGAAGCTTCTCTGAAGTGGTTACCAGGCAGATGGACATGTGGACTTTGGGTGTGGTGAGATCCAGTGCTTTAAGACACATCCCAGAAGCACTCCAGGGTTTCATCCACCCCCTTGGTTACCCTAAATACCCTAGTATTTAAGAACATGGCTCATTCAGGCTCTGATTAGCCTAGCCTGAGTCACATGCCCCTGTCAATCATGTTAGCCTTGGAAAGAGGGTGTTCCCACTTGCTAGGCCAGAGTCCTGTAGCAAAGTGCAGACCTAATGTGGGTAATGGGAAGGACCCcatagagaaagagaggagcCTTGAGGATGCCCCACCTGTGTCCTCACAGCTGTGATCTCCCCTAGATGCTGATGTATTTGTTCTATGCTCTACCATTCTACTGCCTGGCTGCCTACGCCCTTGCCTTCCCTGGCTGCTCCTGGCTGCCGGACTGGGCCTTGGTATTTGCTGGAGCCATTGGCCAggtaaggggtgggggtgagatagAGGTAGTGAAGACTTCCCTAGAATTCCCTAGACTGGGGGAGATGACTTGATGTCCAGAACCCCTAGCCACAGGCAGCCTCAAGCACCCTCGTCAGAGCTAGAGAGAATCATAGTGTCATATGGCTCACTGGTACAATGCCTCCCTCCATGTGCAAGCACATACCTTCCATTCCTCagcactgaagaaagaaacagaaacccagagggaaggaggaacaggGTCAGAGAGGGATTGCTGAGTGGAAAGGTTGTGGCCTATGAAGATGAATACAGGGGAGGGCCTCCATGAATGGCAACAGTATAGAAAGGCAGTAAAGAAGACACCAAGGGAGAGAGAGCCGGGAGACACTGGAGCTAGGTGTTGACAGTTTTGAACTCTGCCTCTCAACATGTAAGGGGGCTGGGTGTAGGGAGCCATAGAGGTCTTTGAGCAGTGGTAGGACCAGAGCTATTTCTGGGTTTCTGGTAGGAAGAAAAAAAGCCTAGACCCAGCCAAGGCAGGGGGCCCAGGAAGGCATCTCTGTGGGGCCGGAACATTTGTGATGAGGAAGAGTAGCATCAGGGGTGGGAATGTTTAGAGCTGAACAGTTGCTTTAGGGAAGGAAGACAAGAGAGTGGGCGGTGCCTGGGGTGTCAGCCTGACCTGTGCTTCCCCTGCATCCGTGTCAGGCGCAGTTCTCACACATGGGTGCCtccatgcacatgcgcacacccTTCACCTACCGCGTGCCAGAGGACACCTGGGCTACCTTCTTTCTGAGCAACCTGCTATTGGCACTGGGTCCCCACCTGCTGGCTTTCCGCTGCCTGTGGCGGCCCGCCTTCTTCTTGCATGCAGCGCTGCCATCTTCGCCACAGGACCAAGACAAGAAGCAGCAGTGAGCATGCGCATCTCTCTGCTAAGTCATCTACCCGTGCAGCCATCATTGGCCTTCGAGGGTGGGTTAGCCACACGGACATTCGGAGAAACTGCAATCCAGGCCAGAAAGGAGCATAGGTGTTCTTGCTGCGTCACTGTACCTCAAAAGTCACCCAGACTCTAATGCCCCCTCCTGGAATCTAGCCATCACCTCTTCCCATACATTTAATAAAACCTTCTGATGTCTAGAACATCACCACCTAAGTGTTTCGGGGAGCTGGAGCAAGGGAAACACAAGGGCAAAGTGGCTATCTGGAATCAGAGCAGCCAGCACATTCAAAGTCAGCCTTTCAGCGGTATATATAACTCCATATTCCAGATGTGGAAATTGAGGCTTAGGAAAGGGGGAgggtggctggagaaatggcttagcggttaagagcactgactgctcttccgaaggtcatgagttcaaatcccagcaaccacatggtgactcacaaccatctgtaatgagatctgatgcctcttctggtgtgtctctagatagcagcaacagtgtactcacatgataaataaagaaattaaaaaaaaaaaaagaagatggggaGGGCTCAGAAGGGTGACACTGGGCAAGAAGTCACAGCACAACGGGGACTGTGCTGCCGCACAGTCACCAGTGCcctgagttcattcccagcaccacatgaacTGCTTGCTGGTGTACACCTGCTGTCCCTGcactggggaggaagaggcaggagtaGTAGGAGCACAGGGTCATCCTTGGCCACATAGCAAATTTGAGACTACATCTCACCCCTCCATACATAGACGAGTCAGCAGCAATATGGCAGTCAGTAAAGTACACGAGGAacggagttcaaatccccaacacccacatgaaaGCCAGCATGGGAGGAAGTCAGGATCTCCAGAGCTTACTGCCAGCTGCTACAAGTTCACTGAGAAACTCTGCCCCCAAATCAAATAGAAGCTGGGAGTGGTGAAGCATggtttttgatttggtttggttttggtttttgagacagggtttccctgtatatccctgactgtcctagaactcactttgtagaccaggctagcctcgaactcagaaatctgcctgcctctgcctcccaagtgctgggattaaaggcatgcaccaccacacctggctagtgAAGCATGTTTTTAATCTCATCACTTAGGAAGCAGTGGCTGGAAGATCTCTACAGGTGAGCCGGGCGTgatagtacatacctttaattccagcacttgggaggcagaggcaggtggatttctgagttcgaggtcagcttggtctacaaagtgagttccaggacagccagagctatacagaaaaactgtctcgaaaaaaccaaaaaaaaaaaaaaaatctctacaggttctaggtcagcctggtcttcatagtaaACTCCAGGCCAGTCAATGTTCTCTCAAACAGACCGAAAAAAGGCTGAGAACTAGTGAGGAACACATTTAATGATTTAATGCTCATCTTTGACCTACAACATACACCTGTGTTCTCATACTCAGGCACAATACAAACAAatactagacacacacacacagtgtcttttattgctctgaaaagacaccatgaccaaaggcaactcttataaggacaacatttaattggggttggcttacagtttcagaggctcagtccattgtcatcatggcaggaggcatagcatgcaggcagacatggtgctgaagaaggagctgagagctcttcATTTTGACCCAAAATGAAGTCCAGAAGAGGACTGATTCTGGCAACATGAGATCTCAAAACCTACCCCTAAAGTGACACACTCTCTCCAAGGCCcaaggccacacatactccaaGGAGGACACACCccttaatagtgtcactccctgtgggccaagcatgcAACCACATAACTCTACAGGTGtcacacctattcaaaccaccacacatggaGAGGAGCATAACTAGCCATGCAGTGGAGTTAGGCATCTAGAGACGATTCTAGCCCAAGGTCACACCTGAGCACAGCTAAGTTATGAACTGACTTCCAGCCTAACTTCCCAGGGCAACTGAGCCTGGCTAGACAGCAAAGGGCTGGAAAACCGGTCTCCATTTCCTGTCTTGCATCTGGAAACTGGTTGAAGAATGGAGTTTGCAGATGACTGGGGCCCTGAGCCTCTGGGCAGGGCCAACTGTTTACCAGTTTTCTAGTGGAAACACAGTCATAACAGTTCCTACCTTGCCCAGAGACCTGTGCAGGCTGAGAGGTCTGCCTCAGGCAAGGTAAAGAGTGGAACTTAGACCTGTTCCTCTGGGCCCTGGGTTTCTTGGGTGATTGCCCAGTGAGCAGATGGGTAAAGCAAGACTGGCCGGCCCAGGCCCTTAACCAAGCCCTTGTACTGCTGCCGGTGAAGAGAAGACTTACTCCAGTCTAGCCTAGAAAAGCCATAGCATCTGGCTgtggagcccaggctagcctcaaacttgctatccttctgccttagcctctcttatacctccatgcctggctttccctgacctcctcccccacctcctcctcctcctcctcctcctcctcctcctctttaacaaggtctttgtgtaactctagttgtcctggaactctgtagaaaaTAAGGTCCTATGTATCCCAGGCAGGCCTTAAATTCCCACTGTAGCCCAAGGTAACTTTACTTTCCTCAATTAGTTATTTTGAGATAAGTTCTCTCatagtagctctggctgtcctggaacttactacgtagaacaggctggcctctaacttacagagatccgcctgcctctgcctcccaagtgctgagactaaaggcgtgtgccgtcACAGAAGCAACAAATGAGGCTTCAAACGCATGATtgtcctacctctgcctcttgcctcttagcatgttttacctgcatgtaccaCCACAACTGGCCCAAAGATGACTTTAAATTCCTAACCCCACCGCAGCCTCTCTGGTGTTGAAATGACTAGCCTCCCTCTGGAACCCAGAACCACAGGCATGCTAAGCGATCCCTTCTCCAACTGAGcttcagcctcagcctccagCTAACACATGGCCTGGAGATAGGCCAGGCTCGTCTCAAGCTTGctgtctacctgcctctgctgagattaGAGACTAGCTCCAAAccccttcccttttttccttctcaTCCTAGGCTGACCTCGAACCTGCAGAAGATAACTTTAAACTGCtggttctcctttctccctccagaATACTTGAGTAACAGTTGTGTGTCTCTACCATAAAATAAAGTGTGTTGGGGTGGCAGGGAGGCTCGTGGACTTGAGTCTTTCCTGTGCTGGCAGGAGCTGGAAGACTTGATTAAGGAGCTTGGCCGACCATCTTAGTTTACCCTTCTGCTCACTGGGTGGTTATATGGGACTCCTATGCGGCAGCACGCCTGTCATCCCAGGTGTGGAGTACCAGCTCAGTCCAGTGAAACTAGTCAACTTAGTCCTCGTGGGTGAGAGGTTGGGATGGGTCACTATTACAGTGCTCTCAATTCCCCGTGCTGGGGGGTGAGGgttgtcccacccccaccccgtgctgtgcgtgcgcacgcgcgcgcggcACCTTTAAAGCGCCCTCCTCTGCTTGCAGGCAGACGCCCGGATTGCGCGACCGGCAGGACCAGCTGGCCAGACCGCTGTGCGCGTGCGCAGTTGGGGAAGCGCACTGGCCGCTCAGCAAGGGCCACGACCAGGATGGTGAGTGCCACGCTGCACTGGTTTTCGAATCTCacatttgtctctgtctctcttctctctgcctctctccgccctctcttttcctcttgcctcctctttctctttctttggcactttccctttctctgcctcttcaaTGTCTCCCCCatgtttgggggtggtggtggagaagAGCGCTCACTTATTCTTTTTCCGTGTCTCTCCCACTAGTatctccttcctctacctctgagtctctgcatctctgatCCTACACCTCTATTTTTGCGTCTCTGGGTCACTGTCTCTGAGTCTCTGGGTCACTGTCTCTGCGTCTCTATTTATGAGTTTCTATCTCTGcgtctctatctctgtgtctctgcatctctgtgtctctgagtgCATCTTTGCGTCTCTGTCTCCGAGtctctgggtctctctctgtctttgccgCTGTCTCCGGGTGTCTGTCTCTGAGTCTCTATCTCTGAATCTCTTCCTCTGAgttcctgtgtctctgtctctgtctctgtgtctcaacTCTGGGTCTCGCTCCCTCTATCTCTCCTGGCCTGGCTCAGTAGCCCGTTGCCCCCCACCTCTCCAATCCTGTCCCTCTATCCCCAACCCCCGCTCGTGCTGCCGGGCTTGCTGCAGTCTCCTGGCGCGCTGATAACCTTGCGGCCCCGGTCCGCGCTGCTGCTCCCCCTCCCGTGCGCTCCCGTAACGGGGGCAGGGACTTAGGGAAGACGAAAGGAAATCTCCTGACCCTCCGTCAGTTCCACGGTTGATTCGCGCCTGAGACCCTTTTGGGGAGGGCTGGCAGAGCTAGGGGCTGTTGGGGCAGTACAGCTGGAAGCAGCTCCTGTACCCGCAGGCGTGTGCTCCAGGAGCCCTCGGTCACCGCGCACTCTGGGCCGTGGCCTGGGGACTCCTGCTGCTGGTCCCCGTGCTCGCAGGGGCGCAGCGTGGCAGGAAGAAAGTCGTGCACGTGCTGGGTGAGTTTTGTGGGAAGCTCTGGTCATCCCCTGCAATCCCCAAtacacgcgtgcgcgcgcgcgcgcgcgcacacacacacacacacagcggtgGCCTAGAGTGAACGATGGGAGTGGGATGGGGTGGCGGATTGCCATGGTCCCCTACATTCAATCTCTGAGCTCCTTTCCCATCCTAGACCCACATCCTCTCCCTGAGGGACCCTACCGCACCTTTGACCCCTGATTGGTCGCCCCGCAGAGGGCGAGTCCGGTTCCGTGGTGGTGCAGACGGCGCCGGGGCAGGTGGTGAGCCACCGCGGTGGTACCATTGTCTTACCCTGCCGTTACCACTACGAGGCGGCCGCCCACGGTCACGACGGCGTCCGCCTCAAGTGGACGAAAGTGGTAGACCCTTTGGCTTTCGCCGATGTCTTCGTGGCTCTGGGTCCCCAGCATCGAGCCTTCGGTCCCTACCGAGGGCGGGCCGAACTGCAGAATGACGGACCTGGGGATGCCTCCCTGGTCCTCCGAAATGTCACCCTTCAGGACTACGGGCGCTACGAGTGCGAGGTCACCAATGAGCTGGAGGATGACGTCGGCATGGTCAAGCTGGATCTGGAAGGTGACCACAGCATGGGCAGAGAAAAAGGGGTACAGTGGGGGGCAAACTGAATGAGGTTGTTTCGGTAGAGATTTTGTCAGGCAGGGGAATAGCTCATTTAAAAATTACAGctcttatttaatgtatgtgtataCTAATATATGCCTGTGGTTAGGGCCAGAAGAGGCCTCCcttcccctggagttggagttacaggtggttgagagCTGCCTGGTGTCAGTGTGGGGAACAGAACTCTTTTTGGCTGGAagagaaacaaggaagaaagaggtccccccccttttttttcttcccttctagacaaggtctcaccatgtagccctggctgccttggaacccACTACATAGATCACGCTAACTTTTGTTGGGATAATCTTTTGGTGCACTGTGTGAAGGCCTGCCTAAGGCACCTTCtgattaatttaataaaatctcAACAAGCCTTGCATTTGCAGCGATCAGCATGCCTCTCAAGTGAAGGGATCAATGGTGAGGGCCATCCCTGGACTGaagaaagtgtttttttaaaccgctgagccatctcttcagcactaGCTCTATGACTAAGACAAGGTTTAATGGaccccaggttggctttgaactcttgagcTTTCAAGAAAAAAGTTATTGAATTTTGGTGTGtgcacttctgtgtgtgtgtttacgagTGCACACATGCCACGGTTCTTGAATGGAGATCACAAACAATTTGCCGAATGGATTCTCTCCTGGAATAGAACTCAATTTGTCAGGGTTGGTGGCAAATGCCATTACCTTCAGAGCCATTCAATTGACACTTCTGAACATTTTAACAATGGaaaattgtagctgtcttcattaGATGCTTTCTGTTTGCCAGCCACTTAGCTGAACGGCTCTCTGGAGCTTCTCATTTAATTTCCTCAAATCCCCAAGGTCGACAGCTATTAACCTAGAGATGAGCTCTGCCTCAAGAAGGCTATGGCGTTGCCCTGGGCATCTGTAGGTGAGGGGCGTGGCCAAGATTCGACATCCTGTCCATCAAAACTCTAGGGCTTCACCATAGCTGGTGTTTGCATCCTATCCTGGAATAGGGGCCAGCATGAGATTCTGCCTAAACCCTGTCCTTCAGCACAGAAACACTCCAGAGTTGGGTTGACTGAGTTTAGTGAGAAATAAGTTTAGAGTCACAGTCCCAGGCAGTTGGAAGGGAAACACTTTAAATAATACTGGCAAATCAGAGGGCTTGACACCTGCCCAACTGTTTCAGGGCCCAGGGTGTAGGAGTACTGCCCTAGGGACAGGTCTTTCCACTTCAGTAGTGAGTTGTCAGAACACTGGGACAGAGGACATTAAGAGTTGAGTTTTGATGGATGAATTAGGCAGCTGGAGAAGGATAGAAAGAACATGCATGAAGGTCTGTGGCCATGGAAGAGTAGCCATGATTAAAATGTATTAAGGCAGAGGAGCACATTCCACGCttgaatccaaggacacataaTGGGCGTGAGGGGGCTAGAGGTGCGGCCGGGTCCGAGGGCTGAGAGAAAAGTGAACTGGAAGGTTCTGTTTCGTGTAAGGTGTAGTAGAAtccagtgcgtgtgtgtgtgtgtgtgtgtgtgtgtgtgtgtgtgtgtgtgtgtgtgtaaccctgACAGACTCCTATTTGTCTTCGTCCACCCAGGGGTGGTCTTCCCCTATCACCCGCGCGGAGGTCGCTACAAGATGACTTTCGTGGAAGCGCAGCGTGCTTGTGCCGAACAGGATGGCATTTTGGCGTCCGCGGAGCAGCTGCACGCGGCCTGGCGCGATGGCCTGGACTGGTGCAACGCGGGATGGTTACGCGATGGCTCGGTGCAGTACCCAGTGAGCCATGCCCGGGAGCCCTGTGGCGGGACTGGGAGCACTGGAGCTGGTGGCGGCACCAACGGGGGCGTGCGCAACTATGGATATCGTCATAACGCTGAGGAACGCTACGATGCCTTCTGCTTCACGTCCAACCTCCCGGGTGAGATAAGTCTTTTCCAAAGAAGCGGGTCTCCAGCACTTATTTCCC
The Mus musculus strain C57BL/6J chromosome 8, GRCm38.p6 C57BL/6J genome window above contains:
- the Tm6sf2 gene encoding transmembrane 6 superfamily member 2 isoform 2 (isoform 2 is encoded by transcript variant 2), whose protein sequence is MDIPPLAGRTVAMSFCALPVSYLLNQVSAFSQPLFVVLTSALILGLLFLAVYSLSHGEITYDPLYAVFVIFSFTSVVDLVIALQEDGYMMGFMDFYTKEGEPYLRTAHGIFICYWDGTVHYLLYLTMAGAIRKRKRYRNLGLYWLGSFAMSILVFLPGNILGKYSSEMRPTFFLAILYMLVPCWAGVRIFNQSRAPTSYTPDMEEQKKSLFQRPADLALIVYLIFAALFTVFRGLVVLDCPTDACFIYIYQYEPYLRDPVAYPKLQMLMYLFYALPFYCLAAYALAFPGCSWLPDWALVFAGAIGQAQFSHMGASMHMRTPFTYRVPEDTWATFFLSNLLLALGPHLLAFRCLWRPAFFLHAALPSSPQDQDKKQQ
- the Tm6sf2 gene encoding transmembrane 6 superfamily member 2 isoform 1 (isoform 1 is encoded by transcript variant 1) produces the protein MDIPPLAGRTVAMSFCALPVSYLLNQVSAFSQPLFVVLTSALILGLLFLAVYSLSHGEITYDPLYAVFVIFSFTSVVDLVIALQEDGYMMGFMDFYTKEGEPYLRTAHGIFICYWDGTVHYLLYLTMAGAIRKRKRYRNLGLYWLGSFAMSILVFLPGNILGKYSSEMRPTFFLAILYMLVPCWAGVRIFNQSRAPTSYTPDMVQEEQKKSLFQRPADLALIVYLIFAALFTVFRGLVVLDCPTDACFIYIYQYEPYLRDPVAYPKLQMLMYLFYALPFYCLAAYALAFPGCSWLPDWALVFAGAIGQAQFSHMGASMHMRTPFTYRVPEDTWATFFLSNLLLALGPHLLAFRCLWRPAFFLHAALPSSPQDQDKKQQ
- the Hapln4 gene encoding hyaluronan and proteoglycan link protein 4 precursor, whose protein sequence is MACAPGALGHRALWAVAWGLLLLVPVLAGAQRGRKKVVHVLEGESGSVVVQTAPGQVVSHRGGTIVLPCRYHYEAAAHGHDGVRLKWTKVVDPLAFADVFVALGPQHRAFGPYRGRAELQNDGPGDASLVLRNVTLQDYGRYECEVTNELEDDVGMVKLDLEGVVFPYHPRGGRYKMTFVEAQRACAEQDGILASAEQLHAAWRDGLDWCNAGWLRDGSVQYPVSHAREPCGGTGSTGAGGGTNGGVRNYGYRHNAEERYDAFCFTSNLPGRVFFLKPLRPVALAGAVRACAARGATVAKVGQLFAAWKLQLLDRCTAGWLADGSARYPIVNPRTRCGGPRPGVRSLGFPDASRRLFGVYCYRAPGAPDPAPGGWGWGWAGGGGWAGGSRDPAAWTPLRV